In a genomic window of Carassius carassius chromosome 43, fCarCar2.1, whole genome shotgun sequence:
- the LOC132124620 gene encoding hypoxanthine-guanine phosphoribosyltransferase-like isoform X1, whose amino-acid sequence MAAYLEIADDSEGHELRLFCVPKHYEEDLDSVIIPNGLIKDRTERLARDIVRDMGGHHIVALCVLKGGYKFFADLMDFIKTLNQNSDTSVPLTVDFIRLKSYSNDQSTNCVKVIGGDELSALTGKNVLIVEDIVETGKTMETLLKLLNECHPKMVKVVSLLVKRTPRSSGYRPDYIGFEVPDRFLVGYALDYNEYFRDLSHICILSDRAKEKYKV is encoded by the exons ATGGCCGCGTATCTGGAG ATAGCTGATGACAGCGAAGGGCACGAGCTGAGACTGTTCTGTGTGCCGAAACACTACGAGGAGGATCTGGACAGTGTCATTATACCCAATGGCCTCATCAAAGACAG GACTGAGAGGTTGGCCAGAGATATTGTTCGGGACATGGGCGGCCATCATATCGTGGCCCTCTGCGTTCTGAAAGGAGGGTATAAGTTCTTCGCGGACCTGATGGATTTCATCAAGACGTTGAATCAAAACAGCGATACGTCTGTGCCACTGACTGTGGACTTCATTCGGCTGAAGAGCTACTCG AATGATCAGTCCACTAACTGTGTGAAGGTTATCGGTGGAGATGAATTATCTGCTCTTACTGGCAAA AATGTGCTCATTGTAGAG GATATTGTAGAGACGGGGAAAACTATGGAAACGCTGCTCAAACTATTAAACGAATGTCATCCTAAAATGGTGAAAGTTGTCAG TTTACTTGTGAAAAGGACGCCCAGGAGCTCAGGATACCGTCCAGACT atATTGGATTCGAAGTTCCTGACAGGTTCCTAGTGGGATATGCTTTAGACTACAATGAATATTTCAGGGATCTGAGT CATATCTGTATTTTAAGTGACAGAGCGAAAGAGAAATATAAAGTATGA
- the LOC132124620 gene encoding hypoxanthine-guanine phosphoribosyltransferase-like isoform X2: MAAYLEIADDSEGHELRLFCVPKHYEEDLDSVIIPNGLIKDRTERLARDIVRDMGGHHIVALCVLKGGYKFFADLMDFIKTLNQNSDTSVPLTVDFIRLKSYSNDQSTNCVKVIGGDELSALTGKNVLIVEDIVETGKTMETLLKLLNECHPKMVKVVSLLVKRTPRSSGYRPDYIGFEVPDRFLVGYALDYNEYFRDLSVSVCPVGLSHRLLD, from the exons ATGGCCGCGTATCTGGAG ATAGCTGATGACAGCGAAGGGCACGAGCTGAGACTGTTCTGTGTGCCGAAACACTACGAGGAGGATCTGGACAGTGTCATTATACCCAATGGCCTCATCAAAGACAG GACTGAGAGGTTGGCCAGAGATATTGTTCGGGACATGGGCGGCCATCATATCGTGGCCCTCTGCGTTCTGAAAGGAGGGTATAAGTTCTTCGCGGACCTGATGGATTTCATCAAGACGTTGAATCAAAACAGCGATACGTCTGTGCCACTGACTGTGGACTTCATTCGGCTGAAGAGCTACTCG AATGATCAGTCCACTAACTGTGTGAAGGTTATCGGTGGAGATGAATTATCTGCTCTTACTGGCAAA AATGTGCTCATTGTAGAG GATATTGTAGAGACGGGGAAAACTATGGAAACGCTGCTCAAACTATTAAACGAATGTCATCCTAAAATGGTGAAAGTTGTCAG TTTACTTGTGAAAAGGACGCCCAGGAGCTCAGGATACCGTCCAGACT atATTGGATTCGAAGTTCCTGACAGGTTCCTAGTGGGATATGCTTTAGACTACAATGAATATTTCAGGGATCTGAGTGTAAGTGTTTGTCCTGTAG GACTTTCCCATAGGCTTTTGGATTAA